A window of Pirellulales bacterium contains these coding sequences:
- a CDS encoding efflux RND transporter permease subunit: MLNHIIALSLKNRSLVLAATVLLLVYGGYVAAQLPIDVFPDLNRPTVTIITEASGLAPEEVETLVTFPIESVLNGATDVLRVRSASGIGLSIVWVEFEWGTDIYIDRQIVNEKLQLARPRLPRNANPLMAPISSIIGEILLVGLRSEGATDAMQLRTLADWTVRPRLLAQNGVSQVVVMGGLLRQFQVLTSPERLAQYDVTVDELTKAVEKSNAVTGGGFLLSSSEESLIRIVGRALTLEDLENTVVRQGDPVAVTVRQVADVRYGGPVPRGDGSVNSQPAVILTIQKQPGADTLTLDRKILQTLEDIQATLPADVKIEKDIFRQSSFINVAIKNVEEAIRDGAVWVVVVLFLFLWNFRTSAITLTAIPLSIIVTALVFHFWRISINTMTLGGLAVAIGELVDDSIVDVENIYRRLKENRGKPQPDNPLKVIFLASAEVRNSIVYATLIVVLVVLPLFSLGGLEGRMFAPLGLSYLVTLLASLAVSLTVTPVLASYLLPKAGFLEHAHDPFLLRWLKRLDEHVLHFTLRHAGIVLAVTAVLATLSVATVAFMGGEFMPPFNEGSLTIGTTAPPATSLEESNRIGRLSENMLREVPEVTHTSRRTGRAELDEHAENVNYSEIDVGLVEHEQPKPGILYAVLRAIPGLHLLGSDRVGRPREEVLADIRLRLSQVPGVVYNIGQPISHRLDHIMSGIRAQIAVKLYGADLDVLRVKARDISSIMANVAGVVDLQIEPQVEIPQVRVTVLRENAVRYGLAPADVADALETALQGRKVSQVLEGQRTFDLVVWFDEKSRNDIDVVRSTLLTTPSGARVALGTVAEVVQTTGPNTINRENVVRRIVVMANVADRDLVSVVNEIRTAVTEKIVPKLSAGYFVEYGGQFEAQQEANLRLLILGAVSVAGIFMLLIKCLGSWRAALQVMVNIPLAAIGAVLALLLTQWPTHEALAAAPYWQWPYVWISATSLSVAHWVGFITLVGIVNRNGIMMISHYIHLMQFEGEKFDEKMIIRGSLERLAPVLMTALTATIGLVPLAMGAGQTGKEILHPLAIVVMGGLISSTLMDQIVTPALFFKFGRKVYEHRFEDHHGAKAHEAVERLAETLDD; this comes from the coding sequence ATGCTGAATCACATCATCGCCCTGTCGCTAAAGAATCGCTCGCTGGTGCTCGCCGCGACGGTGTTACTGCTCGTCTATGGCGGCTACGTAGCCGCGCAATTACCTATCGATGTGTTTCCGGATCTCAATCGGCCCACGGTCACAATCATTACCGAAGCCTCGGGACTGGCTCCGGAGGAAGTCGAAACGCTGGTCACGTTCCCTATCGAGTCGGTCCTCAACGGGGCGACTGACGTGTTGCGGGTTCGCTCGGCATCTGGGATCGGGCTATCTATCGTGTGGGTGGAGTTTGAATGGGGCACCGACATCTACATCGACCGCCAAATTGTCAACGAAAAGCTGCAACTGGCCAGGCCTCGACTGCCGCGCAATGCCAATCCCCTGATGGCGCCGATCAGTTCCATCATTGGCGAGATACTACTCGTGGGTCTGCGTAGCGAAGGTGCTACCGACGCCATGCAGTTGAGGACACTCGCTGACTGGACCGTCCGCCCGCGCCTGCTTGCGCAAAACGGCGTTTCTCAGGTAGTCGTGATGGGCGGCTTGCTCCGGCAATTCCAAGTATTGACCTCGCCCGAGCGGCTGGCCCAGTATGACGTCACGGTCGACGAGCTGACCAAGGCGGTTGAGAAATCCAATGCGGTGACCGGTGGCGGTTTCTTGCTCTCCAGTAGTGAGGAGTCACTGATTCGCATCGTCGGTCGTGCGCTGACCCTGGAAGACTTGGAGAATACGGTCGTACGGCAGGGCGATCCCGTGGCGGTAACGGTGCGTCAAGTGGCGGATGTTCGCTACGGCGGCCCCGTCCCTCGCGGCGACGGTAGTGTCAACAGCCAGCCGGCCGTCATCCTCACGATTCAGAAGCAACCTGGTGCGGATACCTTGACGCTCGACCGCAAGATACTGCAGACGCTGGAAGACATTCAGGCAACCCTGCCCGCGGACGTAAAGATCGAGAAGGATATTTTTCGGCAGTCGAGCTTCATCAATGTCGCCATCAAGAATGTCGAGGAGGCAATCCGCGATGGGGCCGTGTGGGTGGTCGTTGTGCTGTTTCTCTTCCTGTGGAACTTTCGCACAAGCGCTATTACGCTCACGGCGATTCCACTGTCGATAATCGTCACGGCTTTGGTGTTCCACTTCTGGCGGATCTCGATCAACACCATGACGCTAGGCGGTCTGGCCGTGGCGATCGGCGAGTTGGTCGACGACTCGATCGTCGACGTCGAGAACATTTACCGGCGATTGAAAGAAAACCGCGGCAAGCCACAGCCCGATAATCCGCTGAAGGTCATCTTTTTGGCGTCGGCCGAGGTGCGCAACAGCATCGTCTACGCCACGTTAATCGTAGTGCTGGTCGTACTGCCGCTGTTTTCTCTAGGCGGACTCGAAGGACGCATGTTTGCCCCGCTGGGCTTATCGTATTTGGTCACCCTGTTGGCGTCGCTGGCCGTGTCCTTGACGGTTACTCCCGTGTTGGCTTCGTACCTCCTGCCGAAGGCCGGGTTTCTAGAGCATGCCCACGACCCGTTCCTGCTCCGCTGGTTGAAGCGACTGGACGAACACGTTTTGCACTTTACGCTGCGGCATGCCGGCATCGTTTTGGCGGTGACCGCCGTGCTGGCAACTTTGTCCGTCGCTACAGTTGCGTTCATGGGGGGCGAGTTCATGCCTCCCTTTAACGAGGGTTCGCTCACGATCGGCACTACGGCGCCGCCGGCCACCAGCCTGGAGGAATCGAACCGCATCGGCCGGCTCAGCGAAAATATGTTGCGCGAGGTGCCCGAGGTGACGCATACCTCGCGCCGTACGGGCCGGGCCGAATTGGACGAGCATGCCGAAAATGTCAACTACTCAGAGATCGACGTCGGACTCGTGGAGCACGAGCAGCCCAAGCCCGGTATTCTCTACGCCGTGCTGCGCGCCATCCCCGGTTTGCACCTGCTGGGAAGCGATCGTGTCGGCCGGCCGCGCGAGGAAGTGCTGGCTGATATCCGCCTGCGTCTCTCGCAGGTACCCGGCGTGGTCTACAACATCGGCCAACCCATCTCACATCGGTTGGACCATATCATGTCGGGCATTCGCGCGCAGATCGCGGTCAAGCTCTACGGAGCGGATCTGGACGTGCTGCGCGTCAAGGCGCGAGACATTTCGTCGATCATGGCCAATGTGGCTGGCGTCGTCGACTTGCAAATCGAGCCGCAAGTGGAAATTCCTCAGGTCCGGGTGACCGTACTACGCGAAAACGCCGTCCGTTATGGTCTCGCGCCAGCCGACGTGGCCGACGCCCTTGAGACGGCGCTGCAGGGCCGCAAAGTATCCCAGGTGCTAGAAGGCCAGCGCACTTTTGACTTGGTCGTCTGGTTTGACGAGAAATCGCGCAATGACATCGACGTCGTTCGCTCTACGCTACTCACCACGCCTAGCGGGGCGCGCGTAGCACTGGGAACCGTGGCCGAAGTCGTGCAAACCACGGGGCCGAATACGATCAACCGCGAGAATGTCGTACGGCGAATCGTGGTAATGGCCAATGTGGCCGACCGCGACCTGGTGAGCGTGGTCAACGAGATCCGGACGGCCGTCACGGAGAAGATCGTACCGAAGCTCTCGGCCGGTTACTTCGTGGAATATGGCGGCCAGTTCGAAGCTCAGCAAGAAGCCAATTTGCGATTATTGATCCTAGGTGCCGTCTCAGTGGCCGGAATCTTTATGCTCTTGATCAAATGCCTAGGCTCTTGGCGGGCGGCACTGCAGGTGATGGTCAACATTCCGCTAGCGGCCATTGGCGCGGTGTTGGCGTTGCTGCTGACGCAATGGCCCACGCACGAGGCACTTGCCGCCGCCCCCTATTGGCAATGGCCGTACGTGTGGATTTCGGCCACCAGTCTGTCAGTGGCCCATTGGGTGGGATTCATTACGCTGGTAGGCATCGTAAACCGCAATGGCATTATGATGATCTCGCACTACATTCATCTGATGCAGTTCGAGGGGGAAAAATTCGACGAGAAGATGATTATCCGCGGTAGCCTCGAACGGCTTGCCCCGGTGCTCATGACAGCACTCACGGCCACGATCGGACTGGTCCCCTTGGCGATGGGTGCCGGACAAACCGGGAAGGAAATTTTGCACCCGTTGGCGATCGTTGTCATGGGGGGACTGATCAGTTCGACGCTGATGGATCAGATCGTGACGCCGGCTCTGTTCTTCAAATTTGGCCGCAAAGTGTACGAACACCGTTTTGAAGATCATCATGGCGCCAAAGCGCACGAGGCTGTCGAACGACTGGCGGAGACTTTGGACGACTAG